Proteins found in one Leishmania major strain Friedlin complete genome, chromosome 35 genomic segment:
- a CDS encoding putative 60S ribosomal protein L23 (previous protein_id=AAZ14603.1) encodes MGKDQANVKGCRFRVSVALPVGAVVNCADNTGAKNLYVISVKGYHGRLNRLPSAALGDMVMCSVKKGKPELRKKVLNAVIIRQRKSWRRKDGTVIYFEDNAGVIVNPKGEMKGSGIAGPVAKESADLWPKISTHAPAIV; translated from the coding sequence ATGGGTAAGGATCAGGCCAACGTCAAGGGCTGCCGCTTCCGCGTTTCCGTTGCGCTGCCCGTCGGCGCAGTGGTGAACTGCGCGGACAACACCGGTGCCAAGAACCTGTACGTCATCTCCGTGAAGGGCTACCACGGCCGTCTTAACCGTCTGCCGTCTGCTGCCCTGGGCGATATGGTGATGTGTTCTGTGAAGAAGGGCaagccggagctgcgcaagaagGTGCTGAACGCTGTGATCATCCGTCAGCGCAAGAGCTGGCGCCGCAAGGACGGTACGGTCATCTACTTCGAGGACAACGCTGGCGTGATCGTGAACCCCAAGGGTGAAATGAAGGGTTCCGGCATTGCTGGCCCGGTGGCGAAGGAGTCTGCAGACCTGTGGCCCAAGATCTCCACGCACGCCCCCGCAATCGTCTAA
- a CDS encoding conserved hypothetical protein (previous protein_id=AAZ14604.1): protein MSQLWVKRAKAEMTRHSRVLETINRVFPMPFEERRSRVGMTSYATYRWLRYFPVILVPVVVMGTLLETRDNPQEHVFTSLHLWLADHGVFRHDTVKALNPAFEDERRSIEWKANDRKWRFTGTDMPSEREIREFAAINIDHQSRRQL from the coding sequence ATGTCCCAATTATGGGTGAAGCGCGCAAAGGCGGAGATGACGCGGCACTCGCGGGTGCTGGAGACGATCAACCGCGTATTTCCCATGCCGTTCGAGGAGCGTCGCTCTCGTGTTGGCATGACGAGCTACGCCACGTACCGCTGGCTGCGTTACTTCCCCGTTATTCTAGTGCCCGTGGTTGTCATGGGAACGCTCCTGGAAACGCGTGACAACCCGCAGGAGCACGTCTTTACGTCGCTGCACCTTTGGCTCGCTGACCATGGCGTCTTCCGTCACGACACGGTGAAGGCATTGAACCCAGCCTTTGAGGATGAGCGGCGCTCAATCGAGTGGAAAGCAAATGACCGCAAATGGCGCTTCACCGGCACGGATATGCCATCAGAGCGAGAGATACGCGAGTTTGCCGCCATCAACATTGATCATCAATCGCGGCGTCAGCTATGA
- a CDS encoding conserved hypothetical protein (previous protein_id=AAZ14605.1), producing MAEPTTTAERQMAGIKSRERLRRDQERQLRQLPFLYHRVKDLQDTCERLEQELASSHQRVAAFQQEAFALRSLIKFTEHPELAAAAKNDAAKHVLQEEVRELRNQVQRLRREKELSLRQSEEACEAAEFYKELCDQLYEESLRAAEAIAVGGATSGLESVVTPLPNRNVDDMTLAVSTAPSTATSMEAQMRQLHGALELERARSSALVETVSLLHTAMKATTAAGTKRSTPAPDSSAGWAERRREDDTSGICASRSRVFADDTRKSRTRLKRLAAVLRVENRLLTQRVTEVVARNMRCVKEISALKLANKRLELNQRQES from the coding sequence ATGGCAGAACCCACGACGACGGCCGAGCGGCAGATGGCGGGTATCAAGAGTCGCGAGCGACTGCGACGGGATCAAGAGAGGCAGCTACGGCAACTCCCATTTCTGTACCACCGCGTCAAAGATCTTCAGGACACGTGCGAACGGCTGGAGCAGGAGCTCGCGAGCTCGCATCAGCGAGTGGCCGCCTTTCAGCAGGAAGCGTTTGCTCTGCGCAGCCTCATCAAGTTCACCGAGCATCCTGAGCTagccgcggcggcaaagAACGATGCAGCCAAGCACGTGTTGCAGGAAGAGGTGAGGGAGCTGCGAAACCAGGTTCAAAGGCTGCGGCGCGAGAAGGAACTGTCACTGCGTCAGTCTGAGGAAGCgtgcgaggcggcagagTTTTACAAAGAACTCTGCGATCAGCTCTACGAGGAGTCTTTGCGTGCCGCGGAGGCAATCGCGGTCGGTGGCGCTACGTCGGGTTTGGAATCCGTTGTGACCCCACTGCCGAACAGAAACGTCGATGACATGACGCTTGCCGTCTCTACTGCCCCGTCTACGGCGACCTCGATGGAAGCGCAGATGAGGCAGCTGCACGGGGCCCTGGAACTCGAGCGAGCGCGGTCGTCGGCGCTCGTGGAGACGGTGAGTTTGCTTCACACTGCCATGAAAGCGaccactgccgctggcacCAAGCGCTCTACTCCTGCGCCGGACAGCTCTGCAGGGTGggcagagaggcgcagagagGACGACACTAGTGGCATTTGTGCCAGCCGTTCTCGCGTGTTCGCAGACGACACCCGCAAGAGTAGGACCCGGCTAAAACGGCTTgcggccgtgctgcgcgtcgAGAATCGTCTTTTGACGCAGCGGGTGACAGAGGTGGTCGCGCGCAACATGCGCTGCGTCAAGGAAATTTCGGCCCTAAAGCTGGCCAATAAACGCCTTGAGCTGAACCAGCGGCAAGAGAGCTAG